One window of Lemur catta isolate mLemCat1 chromosome 3, mLemCat1.pri, whole genome shotgun sequence genomic DNA carries:
- the A3GALT2 gene encoding alpha-1,3-galactosyltransferase 2 isoform X4 produces the protein MALKEGLGVWKRIFWRRILLALGLLGLLLYGLPSVRHLEVLIPMGVCPAATMSLLRDNFTGVLRPWARPEVLTCTSWGAPIIWDGTFDPDVAQQKAGQKNLTIGLTVFAIGRYLEKYLARFLETAEQHFMVGQRVVYYVFTERPAAVPRVALGPGRRLRVQRVARERRWQDVCMGRMRTLHAALGGQLGREASFVFCMDVDQRFSGAFGPEALAESVAQLHAWHYHWPRRLLPFERDARSAAALAPGEGDFYYHAAVFGGNVAALRELTAHCARGLRRDRERGLEARWHDESHLNKFFWLHKPAKVLSPEFCWSPEIGRRAEIRRPRLLWAPKEYQLLRD, from the exons ATGGCGCTCAAAGAGGGACTCGG GGTCTGGAAGAGAATCTTCTGGCGACGGATCCTACTTGCACTTGGCCTCTTAGGCCTACTCCTGTATGGGCTCCCTAGTGTCAG gcATCTGGAAGTTCTCATCCCTATGGGTGTCTGCCCAGCGGCCACAATGTCCCTGCTGAGAGACAACTTCACAGGTGTCCTGCGTCCCTG ggccCGGCCTGAAGTCCTGACGTGTACCTCCTGGGGGGCTCCCATTATTTGGGATGGCACCTTCGACCCAGATGTGGCCCAGCAAAAGGCTGGACAGAAGAACCTCACCATTGGGCTGACTGTCTTTGCCATAGGCAG GTACCTGGAGAAGTACCTGGCGCGCTTCCTGGAGACGGCCGAGCAGCACTTCATGGTGGGCCAGCGCGTGGTGTACTACGTGTTCACCGAGCGGCCGGCAGCCGTGCCCCGCGTGGCGCTGGGCCCGGGCCGCCGGCTGCGCGTGCAGCGCGTGGCGCGCGAGAGGCGCTGGCAGGACGTGTGCATGGGGCGCATGCGCACGCTGCACGCCGCGCTGGGCGGGCAGCTGGGCCGCGAGGCGAGCTTTGTGTTCTGCATGGACGTGGACCAGCGCTTCAGCGGCGCCTTCGGGCCCGAGGCGCTGGCCGAGTCGGTGGCGCAGCTGCACGCCTGGCACTACCACTGGCCGCGCCGGCTGCTGCCCTTCGAGCGCGACGCGCGCTCGGCCGCCGCGCTGGCGCCGGGCGAGGGCGACTTCTACTACCACGCGGCCGTGTTTGGGGGCAACGTGGCGGCGCTGCGCGAGCTGACGGCGCACTGCGCGCGGGGCCTGCGGCGGGACCGGGAGCGCGGCCTGGAAGCGCGCTGGCACGACGAGAGCCACCTCAACAAGTTCTTCTGGCTGCACAAGCCCGCCAAGGTGCTGTCGCCCGAGTTCTGCTGGAGCCCGGAAATCGGCCGGCGGGCCGAGATCCGCCGCCCGCGCCTGCTCTGGGCACCCAAGGAGTACCAGCTGCTGCGGGACTAG
- the A3GALT2 gene encoding alpha-1,3-galactosyltransferase 2 isoform X1, producing MDTEMTGKAQSTYRMKATASLGNFTVQGEGWTLVTEAGTMRGQALQRVWKRIFWRRILLALGLLGLLLYGLPSVRHLEVLIPMGVCPAATMSLLRDNFTGVLRPWARPEVLTCTSWGAPIIWDGTFDPDVAQQKAGQKNLTIGLTVFAIGRYLEKYLARFLETAEQHFMVGQRVVYYVFTERPAAVPRVALGPGRRLRVQRVARERRWQDVCMGRMRTLHAALGGQLGREASFVFCMDVDQRFSGAFGPEALAESVAQLHAWHYHWPRRLLPFERDARSAAALAPGEGDFYYHAAVFGGNVAALRELTAHCARGLRRDRERGLEARWHDESHLNKFFWLHKPAKVLSPEFCWSPEIGRRAEIRRPRLLWAPKEYQLLRD from the exons ATGGACACCGAG ATGACAGGAAAGGCGCAATCTACATATAGAATGAAGGCAACAGCTAGCTTAGGAAACTTCACGGTGCAGGGTGAAGGATGGACCCTTGTAACTGAGGCCGGAACGATGAGAGGACAAGCCTTGCAGAG GGTCTGGAAGAGAATCTTCTGGCGACGGATCCTACTTGCACTTGGCCTCTTAGGCCTACTCCTGTATGGGCTCCCTAGTGTCAG gcATCTGGAAGTTCTCATCCCTATGGGTGTCTGCCCAGCGGCCACAATGTCCCTGCTGAGAGACAACTTCACAGGTGTCCTGCGTCCCTG ggccCGGCCTGAAGTCCTGACGTGTACCTCCTGGGGGGCTCCCATTATTTGGGATGGCACCTTCGACCCAGATGTGGCCCAGCAAAAGGCTGGACAGAAGAACCTCACCATTGGGCTGACTGTCTTTGCCATAGGCAG GTACCTGGAGAAGTACCTGGCGCGCTTCCTGGAGACGGCCGAGCAGCACTTCATGGTGGGCCAGCGCGTGGTGTACTACGTGTTCACCGAGCGGCCGGCAGCCGTGCCCCGCGTGGCGCTGGGCCCGGGCCGCCGGCTGCGCGTGCAGCGCGTGGCGCGCGAGAGGCGCTGGCAGGACGTGTGCATGGGGCGCATGCGCACGCTGCACGCCGCGCTGGGCGGGCAGCTGGGCCGCGAGGCGAGCTTTGTGTTCTGCATGGACGTGGACCAGCGCTTCAGCGGCGCCTTCGGGCCCGAGGCGCTGGCCGAGTCGGTGGCGCAGCTGCACGCCTGGCACTACCACTGGCCGCGCCGGCTGCTGCCCTTCGAGCGCGACGCGCGCTCGGCCGCCGCGCTGGCGCCGGGCGAGGGCGACTTCTACTACCACGCGGCCGTGTTTGGGGGCAACGTGGCGGCGCTGCGCGAGCTGACGGCGCACTGCGCGCGGGGCCTGCGGCGGGACCGGGAGCGCGGCCTGGAAGCGCGCTGGCACGACGAGAGCCACCTCAACAAGTTCTTCTGGCTGCACAAGCCCGCCAAGGTGCTGTCGCCCGAGTTCTGCTGGAGCCCGGAAATCGGCCGGCGGGCCGAGATCCGCCGCCCGCGCCTGCTCTGGGCACCCAAGGAGTACCAGCTGCTGCGGGACTAG
- the A3GALT2 gene encoding alpha-1,3-galactosyltransferase 2 isoform X3, which translates to MDTEGEGWTLVTEAGTMRGQALQRVWKRIFWRRILLALGLLGLLLYGLPSVRHLEVLIPMGVCPAATMSLLRDNFTGVLRPWARPEVLTCTSWGAPIIWDGTFDPDVAQQKAGQKNLTIGLTVFAIGRYLEKYLARFLETAEQHFMVGQRVVYYVFTERPAAVPRVALGPGRRLRVQRVARERRWQDVCMGRMRTLHAALGGQLGREASFVFCMDVDQRFSGAFGPEALAESVAQLHAWHYHWPRRLLPFERDARSAAALAPGEGDFYYHAAVFGGNVAALRELTAHCARGLRRDRERGLEARWHDESHLNKFFWLHKPAKVLSPEFCWSPEIGRRAEIRRPRLLWAPKEYQLLRD; encoded by the exons ATGGACACCGAG GGTGAAGGATGGACCCTTGTAACTGAGGCCGGAACGATGAGAGGACAAGCCTTGCAGAG GGTCTGGAAGAGAATCTTCTGGCGACGGATCCTACTTGCACTTGGCCTCTTAGGCCTACTCCTGTATGGGCTCCCTAGTGTCAG gcATCTGGAAGTTCTCATCCCTATGGGTGTCTGCCCAGCGGCCACAATGTCCCTGCTGAGAGACAACTTCACAGGTGTCCTGCGTCCCTG ggccCGGCCTGAAGTCCTGACGTGTACCTCCTGGGGGGCTCCCATTATTTGGGATGGCACCTTCGACCCAGATGTGGCCCAGCAAAAGGCTGGACAGAAGAACCTCACCATTGGGCTGACTGTCTTTGCCATAGGCAG GTACCTGGAGAAGTACCTGGCGCGCTTCCTGGAGACGGCCGAGCAGCACTTCATGGTGGGCCAGCGCGTGGTGTACTACGTGTTCACCGAGCGGCCGGCAGCCGTGCCCCGCGTGGCGCTGGGCCCGGGCCGCCGGCTGCGCGTGCAGCGCGTGGCGCGCGAGAGGCGCTGGCAGGACGTGTGCATGGGGCGCATGCGCACGCTGCACGCCGCGCTGGGCGGGCAGCTGGGCCGCGAGGCGAGCTTTGTGTTCTGCATGGACGTGGACCAGCGCTTCAGCGGCGCCTTCGGGCCCGAGGCGCTGGCCGAGTCGGTGGCGCAGCTGCACGCCTGGCACTACCACTGGCCGCGCCGGCTGCTGCCCTTCGAGCGCGACGCGCGCTCGGCCGCCGCGCTGGCGCCGGGCGAGGGCGACTTCTACTACCACGCGGCCGTGTTTGGGGGCAACGTGGCGGCGCTGCGCGAGCTGACGGCGCACTGCGCGCGGGGCCTGCGGCGGGACCGGGAGCGCGGCCTGGAAGCGCGCTGGCACGACGAGAGCCACCTCAACAAGTTCTTCTGGCTGCACAAGCCCGCCAAGGTGCTGTCGCCCGAGTTCTGCTGGAGCCCGGAAATCGGCCGGCGGGCCGAGATCCGCCGCCCGCGCCTGCTCTGGGCACCCAAGGAGTACCAGCTGCTGCGGGACTAG
- the A3GALT2 gene encoding alpha-1,3-galactosyltransferase 2 isoform X2 — MTGKAQSTYRMKATASLGNFTVQGEGWTLVTEAGTMRGQALQRVWKRIFWRRILLALGLLGLLLYGLPSVRHLEVLIPMGVCPAATMSLLRDNFTGVLRPWARPEVLTCTSWGAPIIWDGTFDPDVAQQKAGQKNLTIGLTVFAIGRYLEKYLARFLETAEQHFMVGQRVVYYVFTERPAAVPRVALGPGRRLRVQRVARERRWQDVCMGRMRTLHAALGGQLGREASFVFCMDVDQRFSGAFGPEALAESVAQLHAWHYHWPRRLLPFERDARSAAALAPGEGDFYYHAAVFGGNVAALRELTAHCARGLRRDRERGLEARWHDESHLNKFFWLHKPAKVLSPEFCWSPEIGRRAEIRRPRLLWAPKEYQLLRD, encoded by the exons ATGACAGGAAAGGCGCAATCTACATATAGAATGAAGGCAACAGCTAGCTTAGGAAACTTCACGGTGCAGGGTGAAGGATGGACCCTTGTAACTGAGGCCGGAACGATGAGAGGACAAGCCTTGCAGAG GGTCTGGAAGAGAATCTTCTGGCGACGGATCCTACTTGCACTTGGCCTCTTAGGCCTACTCCTGTATGGGCTCCCTAGTGTCAG gcATCTGGAAGTTCTCATCCCTATGGGTGTCTGCCCAGCGGCCACAATGTCCCTGCTGAGAGACAACTTCACAGGTGTCCTGCGTCCCTG ggccCGGCCTGAAGTCCTGACGTGTACCTCCTGGGGGGCTCCCATTATTTGGGATGGCACCTTCGACCCAGATGTGGCCCAGCAAAAGGCTGGACAGAAGAACCTCACCATTGGGCTGACTGTCTTTGCCATAGGCAG GTACCTGGAGAAGTACCTGGCGCGCTTCCTGGAGACGGCCGAGCAGCACTTCATGGTGGGCCAGCGCGTGGTGTACTACGTGTTCACCGAGCGGCCGGCAGCCGTGCCCCGCGTGGCGCTGGGCCCGGGCCGCCGGCTGCGCGTGCAGCGCGTGGCGCGCGAGAGGCGCTGGCAGGACGTGTGCATGGGGCGCATGCGCACGCTGCACGCCGCGCTGGGCGGGCAGCTGGGCCGCGAGGCGAGCTTTGTGTTCTGCATGGACGTGGACCAGCGCTTCAGCGGCGCCTTCGGGCCCGAGGCGCTGGCCGAGTCGGTGGCGCAGCTGCACGCCTGGCACTACCACTGGCCGCGCCGGCTGCTGCCCTTCGAGCGCGACGCGCGCTCGGCCGCCGCGCTGGCGCCGGGCGAGGGCGACTTCTACTACCACGCGGCCGTGTTTGGGGGCAACGTGGCGGCGCTGCGCGAGCTGACGGCGCACTGCGCGCGGGGCCTGCGGCGGGACCGGGAGCGCGGCCTGGAAGCGCGCTGGCACGACGAGAGCCACCTCAACAAGTTCTTCTGGCTGCACAAGCCCGCCAAGGTGCTGTCGCCCGAGTTCTGCTGGAGCCCGGAAATCGGCCGGCGGGCCGAGATCCGCCGCCCGCGCCTGCTCTGGGCACCCAAGGAGTACCAGCTGCTGCGGGACTAG
- the A3GALT2 gene encoding alpha-1,3-galactosyltransferase 2 isoform X5 encodes MRGQALQRVWKRIFWRRILLALGLLGLLLYGLPSVRHLEVLIPMGVCPAATMSLLRDNFTGVLRPWARPEVLTCTSWGAPIIWDGTFDPDVAQQKAGQKNLTIGLTVFAIGRYLEKYLARFLETAEQHFMVGQRVVYYVFTERPAAVPRVALGPGRRLRVQRVARERRWQDVCMGRMRTLHAALGGQLGREASFVFCMDVDQRFSGAFGPEALAESVAQLHAWHYHWPRRLLPFERDARSAAALAPGEGDFYYHAAVFGGNVAALRELTAHCARGLRRDRERGLEARWHDESHLNKFFWLHKPAKVLSPEFCWSPEIGRRAEIRRPRLLWAPKEYQLLRD; translated from the exons ATGAGAGGACAAGCCTTGCAGAG GGTCTGGAAGAGAATCTTCTGGCGACGGATCCTACTTGCACTTGGCCTCTTAGGCCTACTCCTGTATGGGCTCCCTAGTGTCAG gcATCTGGAAGTTCTCATCCCTATGGGTGTCTGCCCAGCGGCCACAATGTCCCTGCTGAGAGACAACTTCACAGGTGTCCTGCGTCCCTG ggccCGGCCTGAAGTCCTGACGTGTACCTCCTGGGGGGCTCCCATTATTTGGGATGGCACCTTCGACCCAGATGTGGCCCAGCAAAAGGCTGGACAGAAGAACCTCACCATTGGGCTGACTGTCTTTGCCATAGGCAG GTACCTGGAGAAGTACCTGGCGCGCTTCCTGGAGACGGCCGAGCAGCACTTCATGGTGGGCCAGCGCGTGGTGTACTACGTGTTCACCGAGCGGCCGGCAGCCGTGCCCCGCGTGGCGCTGGGCCCGGGCCGCCGGCTGCGCGTGCAGCGCGTGGCGCGCGAGAGGCGCTGGCAGGACGTGTGCATGGGGCGCATGCGCACGCTGCACGCCGCGCTGGGCGGGCAGCTGGGCCGCGAGGCGAGCTTTGTGTTCTGCATGGACGTGGACCAGCGCTTCAGCGGCGCCTTCGGGCCCGAGGCGCTGGCCGAGTCGGTGGCGCAGCTGCACGCCTGGCACTACCACTGGCCGCGCCGGCTGCTGCCCTTCGAGCGCGACGCGCGCTCGGCCGCCGCGCTGGCGCCGGGCGAGGGCGACTTCTACTACCACGCGGCCGTGTTTGGGGGCAACGTGGCGGCGCTGCGCGAGCTGACGGCGCACTGCGCGCGGGGCCTGCGGCGGGACCGGGAGCGCGGCCTGGAAGCGCGCTGGCACGACGAGAGCCACCTCAACAAGTTCTTCTGGCTGCACAAGCCCGCCAAGGTGCTGTCGCCCGAGTTCTGCTGGAGCCCGGAAATCGGCCGGCGGGCCGAGATCCGCCGCCCGCGCCTGCTCTGGGCACCCAAGGAGTACCAGCTGCTGCGGGACTAG
- the A3GALT2 gene encoding alpha-1,3-galactosyltransferase 2 isoform X6, with translation MGVCPAATMSLLRDNFTGVLRPWARPEVLTCTSWGAPIIWDGTFDPDVAQQKAGQKNLTIGLTVFAIGRYLEKYLARFLETAEQHFMVGQRVVYYVFTERPAAVPRVALGPGRRLRVQRVARERRWQDVCMGRMRTLHAALGGQLGREASFVFCMDVDQRFSGAFGPEALAESVAQLHAWHYHWPRRLLPFERDARSAAALAPGEGDFYYHAAVFGGNVAALRELTAHCARGLRRDRERGLEARWHDESHLNKFFWLHKPAKVLSPEFCWSPEIGRRAEIRRPRLLWAPKEYQLLRD, from the exons ATGGGTGTCTGCCCAGCGGCCACAATGTCCCTGCTGAGAGACAACTTCACAGGTGTCCTGCGTCCCTG ggccCGGCCTGAAGTCCTGACGTGTACCTCCTGGGGGGCTCCCATTATTTGGGATGGCACCTTCGACCCAGATGTGGCCCAGCAAAAGGCTGGACAGAAGAACCTCACCATTGGGCTGACTGTCTTTGCCATAGGCAG GTACCTGGAGAAGTACCTGGCGCGCTTCCTGGAGACGGCCGAGCAGCACTTCATGGTGGGCCAGCGCGTGGTGTACTACGTGTTCACCGAGCGGCCGGCAGCCGTGCCCCGCGTGGCGCTGGGCCCGGGCCGCCGGCTGCGCGTGCAGCGCGTGGCGCGCGAGAGGCGCTGGCAGGACGTGTGCATGGGGCGCATGCGCACGCTGCACGCCGCGCTGGGCGGGCAGCTGGGCCGCGAGGCGAGCTTTGTGTTCTGCATGGACGTGGACCAGCGCTTCAGCGGCGCCTTCGGGCCCGAGGCGCTGGCCGAGTCGGTGGCGCAGCTGCACGCCTGGCACTACCACTGGCCGCGCCGGCTGCTGCCCTTCGAGCGCGACGCGCGCTCGGCCGCCGCGCTGGCGCCGGGCGAGGGCGACTTCTACTACCACGCGGCCGTGTTTGGGGGCAACGTGGCGGCGCTGCGCGAGCTGACGGCGCACTGCGCGCGGGGCCTGCGGCGGGACCGGGAGCGCGGCCTGGAAGCGCGCTGGCACGACGAGAGCCACCTCAACAAGTTCTTCTGGCTGCACAAGCCCGCCAAGGTGCTGTCGCCCGAGTTCTGCTGGAGCCCGGAAATCGGCCGGCGGGCCGAGATCCGCCGCCCGCGCCTGCTCTGGGCACCCAAGGAGTACCAGCTGCTGCGGGACTAG